A single Arachidicoccus sp. BS20 DNA region contains:
- the mobV gene encoding MobV family relaxase: protein MSYAVLRTCKIKTAANAGGLNAHLTRTMDVPNADPELLKYNSRPIGSEDLNADIQKRIKEAGIQPRKNAVLAVENLLTSGAEFFNYHKAEDGKLQGEVNKWRAFEKASMQWLEQLYGKENIVNFTVHKDEGAPHIHAVIVPVVEGKLNCRALLGGREKMRGLQTSFAGAVEGIGLERGIEGSRAKHTDIKEYYAVLKQAQAIAEKAELPQQDYSIELDDIPKLIGQKQWKQMQEQLINQQIKKLVTEHKRMVEAVALIKNENKKLKEQIKTLSSENVKLHKTSQKQLEDIRNIITSKTITPQVKAKYMDGVLLPRKNTQNENQDKRRGMRR, encoded by the coding sequence ATGTCTTATGCTGTTTTGCGCACTTGCAAAATAAAGACGGCAGCGAATGCGGGAGGCTTAAATGCGCACCTTACCCGAACAATGGACGTTCCTAATGCCGACCCCGAATTATTAAAATACAACAGCCGTCCTATCGGTTCGGAAGACCTCAATGCCGACATTCAAAAGCGGATAAAAGAAGCAGGCATCCAACCGAGAAAGAATGCCGTGCTTGCCGTAGAAAACCTTTTGACATCGGGCGCGGAATTTTTTAATTACCATAAAGCCGAAGACGGAAAGCTGCAAGGCGAAGTAAACAAATGGAGGGCTTTTGAAAAAGCATCCATGCAATGGCTGGAGCAACTTTACGGCAAAGAAAACATCGTCAATTTTACTGTGCATAAAGATGAAGGCGCGCCGCATATCCATGCGGTTATCGTGCCTGTTGTCGAGGGCAAATTAAATTGCAGGGCATTGCTGGGCGGCAGGGAAAAGATGCGCGGGCTGCAAACAAGTTTTGCTGGTGCGGTGGAAGGCATCGGCTTGGAGCGCGGCATAGAAGGCAGCCGAGCCAAGCATACCGACATCAAAGAATATTATGCCGTACTGAAACAAGCCCAAGCCATTGCCGAAAAAGCAGAACTGCCGCAACAGGATTATAGCATTGAATTGGATGATATACCGAAACTCATCGGGCAAAAACAATGGAAGCAAATGCAGGAGCAGCTCATCAACCAGCAAATAAAAAAGTTGGTTACCGAACACAAAAGAATGGTGGAGGCTGTTGCTCTTATTAAAAACGAGAATAAAAAACTGAAAGAGCAAATCAAAACTTTGTCTTCCGAAAATGTGAAGCTGCATAAAACCAGCCAAAAGCAGTTGGAAGATATACGCAACATTATAACAAGCAAAACCATTACTCCGCAGGTCAAAGCAAAATATATGGACGGCGTGTTATTGCCAAGAAAAAATACCCAGAATGAAAATCAGGACAAACGCAGAGGTATGCGCAGATAA